The Caballeronia sp. NK8 genome includes a window with the following:
- a CDS encoding DUF4400 domain-containing protein: MASRFGSHIKVWFLLVPVLAIAVMPAIPERKLFEVPEAETHSLVESVGQDRVDRAMRSANEEFRRAFVDSGLLHRTLNASGKVGGLDDGGFSSFAHTWTENFWLLVYRMLFRAMVMKMWIIGTLLFAIGMFIDGAARRKIKASAAGFVSPLSFHLAGHGLLLVTGTLFAVLVVPLPVLVGYWVAVAALLGGLLWKAAESFQSSR; encoded by the coding sequence ATGGCTAGTCGGTTCGGTTCGCATATCAAGGTGTGGTTTCTGCTCGTGCCGGTGCTGGCCATCGCGGTCATGCCGGCGATCCCCGAGCGGAAGCTCTTCGAGGTGCCGGAAGCGGAAACCCATTCTCTTGTTGAGTCTGTGGGGCAGGACCGGGTCGACCGCGCCATGCGCAGCGCCAACGAAGAGTTCCGCCGTGCATTCGTCGATAGCGGGCTGCTGCACCGTACGCTGAATGCCTCCGGAAAGGTAGGCGGCTTGGACGATGGGGGCTTCTCATCTTTCGCCCATACCTGGACCGAGAACTTCTGGCTGCTGGTGTACCGGATGTTGTTCCGCGCGATGGTGATGAAGATGTGGATCATCGGGACGCTGCTTTTTGCAATCGGCATGTTCATCGACGGCGCGGCGCGCCGCAAGATTAAAGCGTCGGCTGCGGGCTTCGTGAGTCCCCTGTCTTTCCATCTGGCGGGGCACGGGCTGCTGCTCGTGACCGGCACGCTGTTCGCGGTGCTGGTGGTTCCGTTGCCTGTCTTGGTCGGGTACTGGGTCGCCGTCGCTGCGCTCCTCGGAGGCCTCCTGTGGAAAGCTGCCGAGTCCTTCCAGTCGTCGAGATAG
- a CDS encoding ATP-dependent helicase: protein MLDELNPQQREVAQLRQHCVAIACPGAGKTKTIATKAALLLQDSAATVGAVTFSKDAALELRERILAAAGESAKKRLIAGTFHSLAFKQLKRPGARALDIASDGDRLGLLIRVMQELGRDGKAEDAIPTIEKIKTNFGRCDPGTADGELYHAYQDALARNGKIDFQDMLRLAVEGMEQGTIAPYVFTYLLVDEFQDTDPLQYRWIELHAKAGSIVTVVGDDDQSIYAFREALGYRGMESFIQSFAAKPVVLGSNYRCRAEILGAADRVIRNNADRIAKVLRAEKGSGGTVQTSRHPDEYEEATAAVEVLGPLLAKGQSCAILARTNRILDPLEAVCRSHGIKYYRASGASVLSRPEGALMCNLLEIVERIKDTGLDAVLAHLGLTAQQLRALHADMGAELTQKGRAELVDLGLPEDVATNYREFMKRLAEWQSLCDRKFYSLTLSGVAEWMLKYAKKDSAIRAIQATNDVLSRLSGSFAERLLFLRQDNNEPTGGALILTTMHSSKGLEWDHVWIARSEETIVPDPKSTEPEERRLFYVAMTRARESLMVSGTSKNFESRFVIEAQLNQGAIAA, encoded by the coding sequence ATGCTGGACGAACTCAATCCCCAGCAACGGGAAGTCGCCCAGTTGCGCCAGCATTGCGTGGCGATCGCCTGCCCCGGCGCGGGCAAGACAAAGACAATCGCCACGAAAGCAGCGCTGCTGCTACAAGACAGCGCCGCGACGGTGGGCGCCGTCACTTTCTCCAAGGACGCCGCGCTCGAATTGCGCGAGCGCATCCTGGCTGCCGCCGGCGAGTCGGCGAAGAAGCGCCTGATCGCCGGTACCTTCCATTCCCTGGCTTTCAAGCAACTGAAACGCCCCGGTGCGCGTGCGCTCGATATCGCCTCCGATGGCGACCGGCTCGGTCTGCTCATCCGCGTGATGCAAGAACTCGGGCGCGACGGGAAGGCAGAAGACGCCATTCCAACGATCGAGAAGATCAAAACCAATTTCGGACGGTGCGATCCGGGCACTGCCGACGGCGAGCTTTATCACGCCTATCAGGACGCGCTTGCGCGTAACGGCAAGATCGATTTTCAGGACATGCTGCGCCTCGCTGTGGAGGGGATGGAGCAAGGCACCATTGCCCCATACGTGTTCACCTATCTCCTCGTTGACGAGTTTCAGGATACCGACCCGCTGCAGTACCGGTGGATCGAGCTTCATGCGAAGGCCGGTTCGATCGTGACGGTCGTCGGCGACGATGACCAGAGCATCTACGCGTTCCGCGAGGCGCTTGGGTACCGAGGCATGGAGTCGTTCATCCAGTCGTTCGCCGCAAAGCCCGTTGTCTTGGGCAGCAACTACCGGTGCCGTGCAGAGATTTTGGGCGCAGCGGACCGGGTGATTCGGAATAACGCCGACCGCATCGCAAAAGTGCTGCGTGCGGAAAAGGGCTCGGGCGGTACTGTGCAAACGTCCCGCCATCCAGACGAGTACGAGGAGGCAACGGCGGCGGTCGAGGTGCTCGGGCCCTTGCTCGCGAAAGGGCAGTCGTGCGCGATCCTGGCGCGTACAAACCGCATACTAGACCCCCTTGAGGCAGTCTGCCGCTCGCACGGCATCAAGTACTACCGGGCATCGGGCGCGTCCGTCCTTAGCCGCCCGGAGGGCGCGCTGATGTGCAATCTGCTTGAAATCGTGGAGCGAATCAAAGACACCGGCCTCGATGCGGTCTTGGCGCACCTTGGGCTTACCGCCCAACAGCTACGCGCCCTCCACGCGGACATGGGTGCGGAACTGACGCAGAAGGGGCGGGCGGAGTTGGTTGATCTCGGGCTGCCCGAGGACGTGGCGACGAACTATCGCGAGTTCATGAAGCGGCTCGCTGAATGGCAAAGCCTTTGTGATCGCAAGTTCTATTCGCTTACGCTCTCCGGCGTCGCCGAGTGGATGTTGAAGTACGCGAAGAAGGATTCCGCAATCCGCGCAATTCAGGCGACGAACGACGTGTTGTCGCGCCTGTCCGGCAGTTTCGCTGAGCGGCTGCTGTTTCTGCGCCAGGACAACAATGAGCCGACGGGGGGCGCGCTCATTCTCACGACAATGCACAGCTCCAAAGGGCTCGAATGGGATCACGTCTGGATTGCCCGCAGCGAGGAGACGATTGTCCCGGACCCCAAATCGACCGAGCCAGAAGAGCGGCGGCTGTTCTATGTCGCCATGACGCGTGCTCGCGAATCGTTGATGGTCTCGGGGACGTCGAAAAACTTTGAGTCCCGGTTTGTGATCGAGGCGCAGCTTAACCAGGGCGCTATCGCGGCCTAA
- a CDS encoding type VI secretion protein: MMKKLLRCVAATGVLTLGFVQHANANMPVFDASNFIQNTMTAAAAVKGEVYQDSNLVYQYQMMLNQLKQATNLNPAAMLAQFNSIKDDISGLSKYTDALKDLYGGLQSNAEYASKVQALITQSGKSADQWFTDQNTLLQNNDKTAKQLFQQGNDVISHVSTLAKRRQEIQDQLNMSPTMQATAQLTTHMLDIISSQNSDLLTMMAAKQRSDAVKDSATVADQKANNASQAAIKAQQDRERAAFDTQIGSSKVLGQ; the protein is encoded by the coding sequence ATGATGAAAAAACTGCTCCGCTGCGTCGCAGCCACCGGTGTTTTGACGCTCGGATTTGTGCAACACGCTAATGCGAACATGCCCGTATTCGACGCATCCAACTTCATTCAGAACACCATGACTGCGGCGGCCGCGGTGAAGGGTGAGGTTTATCAGGACTCCAACCTGGTTTATCAATACCAGATGATGCTCAACCAGCTCAAGCAGGCGACCAACCTCAATCCTGCCGCGATGCTTGCGCAGTTCAACAGCATCAAGGACGATATTTCGGGCCTGAGCAAGTACACCGACGCCTTGAAGGACTTGTACGGCGGGCTGCAAAGCAACGCGGAGTACGCGAGCAAGGTTCAGGCGCTCATCACGCAGTCAGGCAAATCGGCGGACCAGTGGTTCACGGACCAGAACACGCTACTGCAAAACAACGACAAGACGGCCAAGCAGCTTTTCCAGCAGGGCAACGATGTAATTTCGCATGTGAGCACGCTCGCCAAGCGTCGGCAGGAAATCCAGGACCAACTGAACATGTCCCCGACGATGCAGGCGACCGCTCAGTTGACCACGCACATGCTGGATATCATCTCCAGTCAGAACAGCGACCTTCTGACGATGATGGCGGCCAAGCAACGCAGTGACGCTGTCAAAGATTCCGCAACAGTCGCGGATCAGAAGGCGAACAATGCGAGTCAGGCGGCGATTAAGGCGCAACAGGACCGAGAGCGTGCTGCCTTCGACACACAGATCGGCTCTTCGAAGGTGCTGGGGCAATGA
- a CDS encoding type IV secretion system protein, with product MMLRSVMTLIRTLLVLAAAIGCFAITSNRAMAQAAADAPASAATSSAALLASKPGDFAKGATSAAQQIHVLLSNVVDAAVAASSGVMSEANKFAWGLGVISLVLVGVRFAGTHHPISAWVDLFEEVAILGIFVALYLGYTTSAAGFWTWFEQLAAHISQSDNGSVGSQMASLAGTIIDALTTKLKTVKLWDIPALLTDVVVLAVSALVMALASIIFVYYTAIGQIQAAIGIVLGPIAIALGFSSYTRSYFKKWLDWMISAGMYTVVVAVLIKLVGSSITDAVKKATEVGGSTTVNGAYVLDLAIFVLLLSFEVPKLATIFGGGATATGTGAMKLAAKFIP from the coding sequence ATGATGCTGCGGTCTGTCATGACTTTAATCAGAACGCTGCTTGTGCTTGCCGCAGCGATCGGCTGCTTTGCTATCACCTCTAACCGGGCCATGGCGCAAGCAGCGGCCGACGCGCCAGCTTCCGCGGCAACAAGCTCTGCGGCGTTGCTTGCGAGCAAGCCAGGCGATTTTGCTAAAGGCGCGACGAGTGCGGCTCAGCAGATCCACGTTCTGCTTTCCAACGTCGTCGACGCGGCCGTCGCTGCGAGTTCGGGGGTAATGAGCGAGGCGAACAAGTTCGCATGGGGGCTGGGCGTGATCTCGTTGGTCCTCGTCGGAGTCCGTTTCGCCGGGACTCATCATCCTATTTCGGCGTGGGTCGATCTTTTCGAAGAAGTGGCAATCCTGGGAATCTTCGTCGCCTTGTACCTTGGATATACCACGTCAGCGGCCGGTTTCTGGACATGGTTCGAGCAGTTGGCGGCGCATATCAGCCAGTCGGACAACGGCTCAGTCGGTTCGCAGATGGCCTCGCTCGCGGGGACCATCATCGACGCGCTGACCACCAAGCTGAAAACGGTCAAGTTGTGGGACATCCCTGCACTGCTGACTGACGTTGTCGTCCTCGCCGTCTCCGCGCTTGTGATGGCCCTCGCCTCGATCATCTTCGTCTATTACACGGCAATTGGCCAGATCCAGGCAGCGATCGGTATCGTCCTAGGCCCGATCGCGATTGCGCTTGGGTTCTCGTCGTACACGCGGAGCTATTTCAAAAAGTGGCTTGATTGGATGATTAGTGCGGGGATGTACACGGTGGTAGTTGCCGTTCTGATCAAGCTTGTCGGCTCGTCGATCACAGACGCAGTGAAAAAGGCGACCGAAGTCGGCGGCTCAACTACCGTCAACGGAGCGTATGTCTTGGATCTAGCGATATTCGTGCTGCTGCTCTCGTTCGAGGTTCCGAAGCTCGCGACGATCTTCGGCGGCGGAGCGACAGCAACCGGTACCGGTGCAATGAAGCTGGCGGCCAAATTTATCCCATGA
- the traD gene encoding conjugative transfer system coupling protein TraD (Members of this protein family are the putative conjugative coupling factor, TraD, as the term is used for the SXT and TOL plasmid systems.), which translates to MNYVNHFRPIYEFRPFLVWPIVIVGILVSGMPYGWAFALAGAALLSIRALQIWKALSFRMAISTKWLSKIRIEKLLATQNAMRKTADSMYLGIGYEWTQKHTQIAHEILRMPVTDIPSLPKWLPKTEIGRTVEERIERLFGPRDSIRDRMPQGSSWIHGMEQKKVEVPFHYKAMGGHTLVAGTTGAGKTRTYEVISTQVIHNPKDVLIIVDPKNDDEWKKRVEKECARTGRKFLYFNQAKPHESIRLNPLENWSQPSEIPSRIAQLMEEGQFRDFAFLFIDRAVKGELYVGDKPNLRSILKYAQSGIGNLLDRGLRRFFIENGLTDWEELTVTATVKDAQRRNDASLIDGMVKLYLDRFAAHDRGHETIDGLIATHTHDREHYMKIIASALPLLQMLATGETGLMLAPKADDFEDEREIWDIDKIIKQKAVLYMGLDSLSNNIVQKAIASMALSDVAAVCGAIYNFYAEKPDVVLIIDEIAEAINEQVIQILNKGRGAGFKAFVAFQARADLEAKLGNAAKMLQVLGNLNNQVVLRLEDSDTAKWFSDKVGETAIRVVNVSNSTNTTTEAHALEFSGSQSRSIQLEKVPLIPVKLLHSLPNLQYFMRISGGAVYQGRIPIIEG; encoded by the coding sequence ATGAACTACGTCAATCACTTCCGTCCGATTTACGAATTTCGACCGTTTCTCGTCTGGCCCATCGTCATCGTTGGCATCTTGGTCTCAGGGATGCCCTACGGCTGGGCGTTCGCGTTAGCCGGCGCAGCCCTGCTGTCGATCCGTGCGCTCCAGATATGGAAGGCACTGAGCTTTCGAATGGCGATTTCCACAAAATGGCTCAGCAAGATCCGGATTGAAAAGCTCCTCGCCACGCAGAATGCGATGCGAAAAACAGCGGACTCGATGTACCTCGGCATCGGCTACGAGTGGACGCAGAAGCATACCCAGATTGCGCACGAGATCCTCCGGATGCCCGTAACCGACATTCCGTCGTTGCCGAAGTGGCTGCCGAAAACCGAGATAGGCCGGACCGTGGAGGAGCGCATCGAGCGGCTATTCGGTCCGCGCGACAGCATTCGCGATCGCATGCCGCAGGGGTCGTCCTGGATCCACGGTATGGAGCAGAAGAAGGTCGAGGTGCCGTTTCACTATAAGGCGATGGGCGGACACACGCTGGTGGCGGGCACGACTGGCGCAGGAAAGACCCGCACCTACGAAGTCATCTCCACGCAGGTGATCCACAACCCGAAGGACGTCCTGATCATCGTCGACCCCAAGAACGATGACGAGTGGAAAAAACGCGTGGAAAAGGAATGCGCGCGCACCGGGCGCAAGTTTCTGTACTTCAATCAGGCGAAGCCGCATGAGTCGATCCGCCTGAACCCGCTCGAAAACTGGTCGCAGCCGTCGGAAATTCCGTCGCGCATCGCGCAGTTGATGGAAGAAGGTCAGTTCCGTGACTTCGCGTTTCTCTTCATCGACCGCGCGGTGAAAGGTGAGCTGTACGTCGGCGACAAGCCCAACCTGCGATCGATTCTCAAATACGCACAGTCAGGCATTGGCAATTTGCTCGACCGCGGGCTGCGACGATTCTTTATCGAGAACGGCCTGACTGATTGGGAAGAACTGACCGTTACCGCGACCGTAAAAGACGCGCAGCGCCGCAACGACGCCTCGCTGATTGACGGGATGGTGAAGTTATATCTCGACCGCTTTGCCGCTCACGACCGGGGGCACGAGACGATCGATGGGTTGATCGCCACGCACACCCACGACCGCGAGCACTACATGAAGATCATCGCGTCCGCGTTGCCGCTGCTACAGATGCTAGCGACGGGGGAAACGGGCCTCATGCTCGCGCCGAAAGCAGACGATTTCGAGGACGAGCGCGAGATATGGGACATCGACAAGATCATTAAGCAGAAGGCGGTGTTGTACATGGGGCTTGACTCGCTGTCGAACAACATCGTGCAAAAAGCGATCGCTTCGATGGCGCTGTCGGACGTGGCGGCCGTCTGCGGCGCGATCTATAACTTCTACGCTGAGAAGCCGGACGTCGTGCTCATCATCGACGAGATCGCCGAGGCCATCAACGAGCAGGTTATTCAAATTTTGAACAAGGGACGAGGGGCGGGATTCAAGGCGTTTGTCGCCTTCCAGGCGCGCGCCGACCTTGAAGCGAAACTCGGAAACGCAGCGAAAATGCTGCAGGTTTTGGGTAACCTCAACAATCAGGTGGTGCTTAGACTAGAGGACTCGGATACAGCAAAGTGGTTCTCGGACAAGGTCGGAGAGACTGCGATCCGCGTGGTGAACGTGTCCAACAGCACCAATACGACGACAGAAGCGCATGCGCTTGAATTCAGCGGATCGCAATCCCGGTCCATCCAGTTGGAGAAAGTGCCGCTCATTCCCGTGAAGCTGCTTCACAGTTTGCCGAATCTGCAGTACTTCATGCGCATCTCTGGCGGTGCCGTGTATCAGGGTCGAATTCCTATCATCGAAGGCTAA
- a CDS encoding TraI domain-containing protein — MTTAHLAISVEDLFATHQKRVELVRQCANESTETEFARKWVSVLRRCANWFSSMPLTPEMHCEPGGAFRATIESTFYAMRLAGGQKFAADLTSDKRRRLEPQYNYAVFLAAACSLLDEPFRHFEMVRLPDRTKWNPAAHGAFGTWIGTGQFAVERRVTPLKDERMRTAMFAQTVITPELLSGFDTAVLDDLFNAINPERSPQGFEPLVHKVVRQAMDVAVDFERKAQRAVFAPVKYDVPSAVHVALALEPQFVAAPAPATADSAVPPGQPPASSGAPNGEAAPASVTNTADPQPAVVGATVASQQQASASAPKFSQSLLDALERSEARAAGAAATEPSTGPSAPASRPAPVDPATARPTTSNANRVGPSDEELTELLGPGAAMLKEFFKALAGDVAAGKAEVAWEEKGLAVKKRLVGGYGITSDTLVEQLKKRSLLMRAHGNDICIVERAGRLIVERPAA; from the coding sequence ATGACGACCGCTCACCTTGCAATCTCTGTCGAGGACCTGTTCGCCACGCACCAAAAGCGAGTCGAACTAGTCCGACAATGCGCCAATGAAAGCACGGAAACGGAGTTCGCACGCAAGTGGGTGTCTGTGCTGCGTCGCTGTGCTAACTGGTTCTCGTCTATGCCGCTCACGCCCGAGATGCATTGCGAGCCGGGCGGTGCATTCCGCGCGACGATTGAATCGACCTTTTATGCGATGCGGCTCGCGGGCGGGCAGAAGTTCGCGGCGGACCTCACGTCAGATAAGCGTCGGCGGCTGGAGCCGCAATACAACTACGCCGTCTTCCTGGCCGCCGCATGCTCGCTGCTTGATGAGCCGTTTCGTCACTTTGAGATGGTGCGGCTCCCGGACCGCACGAAGTGGAATCCGGCGGCGCACGGGGCGTTCGGCACGTGGATAGGAACCGGTCAGTTCGCCGTTGAGCGGCGTGTGACTCCACTGAAGGATGAGCGCATGCGCACTGCCATGTTTGCACAGACCGTCATCACGCCCGAGCTGCTCTCCGGATTCGACACAGCGGTGCTCGACGACCTCTTCAACGCAATCAATCCAGAGCGCAGCCCGCAGGGGTTCGAACCCCTCGTCCACAAGGTGGTGCGGCAGGCCATGGACGTTGCGGTGGACTTTGAGCGCAAGGCGCAACGCGCCGTCTTTGCGCCCGTGAAGTACGACGTTCCCTCAGCCGTGCACGTCGCGCTCGCGCTTGAGCCGCAGTTCGTCGCGGCGCCCGCCCCCGCGACCGCCGATTCGGCCGTGCCCCCGGGGCAGCCGCCGGCGAGTTCCGGTGCGCCAAACGGGGAAGCGGCTCCGGCGTCGGTGACGAATACTGCCGACCCGCAACCTGCCGTTGTTGGAGCAACGGTCGCGTCGCAGCAGCAGGCGAGCGCCTCCGCGCCGAAGTTCTCTCAGTCGTTGCTCGATGCGTTGGAGCGCAGCGAAGCACGGGCCGCTGGTGCGGCTGCGACTGAGCCCTCGACCGGCCCGAGCGCGCCTGCATCGCGTCCGGCGCCGGTCGACCCCGCCACAGCGCGTCCTACGACGTCGAATGCAAACAGGGTCGGGCCGTCTGACGAAGAATTGACGGAACTCCTCGGCCCCGGCGCTGCAATGCTGAAAGAGTTTTTCAAAGCTCTTGCTGGCGACGTGGCAGCAGGGAAGGCGGAAGTGGCGTGGGAAGAGAAGGGGCTGGCCGTCAAGAAGCGGCTTGTGGGCGGATACGGCATCACGAGCGATACGCTTGTCGAACAACTCAAGAAGCGCAGCCTCCTCATGCGCGCACACGGCAATGACATCTGCATTGTCGAGCGCGCCGGCCGTCTCATCGTGGAGAGACCCGCGGCATGA
- a CDS encoding VirB4 family type IV secretion system protein, protein MLKMMFTKRAVQEIAPWATMVTPELVLNKDGSLLTVFEFEGIDADSPNPGDITAARDNLDHACRNFDHRVTAWWRMSHRRVRGGMDGNFASEADARVDAINQAIIGSGKYFKNSHSLALAFTPETGISRIFDKISYHMTVGGKNLAVAMFEAAKDTILARSAFAFDLTKIQNEIKRFESVIDGFVGGVTRLKMKRLQLQNVLSFLHQRANPSTPKRRVRYPVTMLDTHLTETEVTIGATELMFESAHGKLYARVIGIKEWMGFQEAALDVLSQVDAELDVCVMFRFLDTSRASAYIKKIRGFYKVAAFNPVAILKQWATKEEQKNDEGREILAKEAGDALAKLDAEGQQYGFANISVVVYGSTPEECEDATRQVVGVIGNAGFGVILEKTNLFASWSATLPGRWDQQKRLQFVETPAVSDIAPLCSVGEGSKVNEWLTQQSGTKTGPLTCLPTRHRTLQYFDLHHPGGKAHTLVVGPIGAGKSVFLNYLVTQTGRHGARRIRFDKDRSTRIPTLLAGGRFIDATGRFEAATSVNPLSLISEEKHWSYVADWVQLAIEGEDYTCTPQQQTEIYERIRTLALGFPPEKWRLSGLITLLPADLRERLQVWTEGNKNGKFFDHADDGFAISDDLSIEMGDLFQNFPVAAALFMDYAFYRIAQILDGKRYTVIEIEEAGFFFTYPKFYARLEIWAVTIRKLNAALLMATQSLGQLARVPNFEILKENIPNIIYLPNSDAINNQGLYSDVFGLTQHQIKMISDAVPNRDYLWVTAKQSRMLQAQFPKEALAYLRSDGRAQALLDKHVKSGSPHWREDYVRDVLVNA, encoded by the coding sequence ATGCTGAAAATGATGTTCACCAAGCGCGCGGTACAGGAGATCGCGCCGTGGGCGACGATGGTCACGCCCGAACTGGTGCTCAACAAGGACGGGTCGCTGCTGACCGTGTTCGAGTTTGAAGGCATCGACGCAGATTCGCCCAATCCCGGCGACATCACGGCCGCCCGCGACAACCTCGACCATGCATGCCGCAACTTCGACCATCGCGTGACCGCGTGGTGGCGCATGTCGCACCGGCGCGTGCGGGGTGGCATGGACGGCAACTTCGCGTCGGAGGCCGATGCGCGCGTCGATGCGATCAATCAGGCGATCATCGGCAGCGGCAAGTACTTCAAAAACTCGCACTCGCTGGCGCTGGCGTTCACGCCTGAAACCGGCATCTCGCGGATCTTCGACAAGATCAGCTACCACATGACGGTCGGCGGCAAGAACCTGGCTGTGGCGATGTTCGAAGCCGCAAAAGACACGATTCTCGCGCGCAGCGCCTTTGCGTTCGACCTGACCAAGATTCAGAACGAGATCAAGCGGTTTGAATCGGTGATCGACGGCTTTGTCGGCGGCGTTACGCGCCTGAAGATGAAGCGGCTTCAGCTTCAGAACGTGCTCTCGTTCCTGCATCAGCGAGCGAATCCGTCGACGCCCAAGCGTCGCGTGCGCTACCCGGTCACGATGCTTGATACGCATTTGACCGAAACGGAAGTGACGATCGGCGCGACCGAGCTGATGTTCGAATCGGCGCACGGCAAGCTGTACGCCCGCGTCATCGGCATCAAGGAATGGATGGGCTTTCAAGAAGCGGCGCTCGACGTGCTCTCCCAGGTGGACGCGGAACTGGACGTCTGTGTGATGTTCCGATTCCTCGACACTTCGCGGGCGAGCGCGTACATCAAGAAGATACGCGGCTTTTATAAGGTCGCGGCCTTCAATCCGGTCGCGATCCTGAAGCAGTGGGCAACGAAGGAAGAGCAGAAAAACGACGAAGGTCGTGAGATCCTTGCGAAGGAAGCCGGCGACGCGCTCGCGAAGCTCGACGCCGAGGGTCAACAGTACGGCTTCGCAAACATTTCGGTGGTCGTCTATGGGAGCACGCCTGAGGAGTGCGAGGACGCGACGCGTCAGGTGGTCGGCGTCATCGGCAACGCGGGCTTTGGCGTGATCCTGGAAAAGACGAACCTGTTCGCCTCGTGGAGCGCGACGCTGCCGGGCCGCTGGGACCAGCAGAAGCGCCTGCAGTTCGTTGAGACACCTGCCGTCTCCGACATTGCGCCGCTCTGCAGCGTGGGCGAGGGTTCGAAGGTCAATGAATGGCTGACGCAGCAGTCCGGTACGAAAACCGGCCCGCTCACGTGCCTGCCGACCCGCCATCGCACGCTGCAGTATTTCGACTTGCATCATCCAGGCGGCAAAGCGCACACGCTGGTCGTCGGCCCAATCGGTGCCGGTAAGTCGGTGTTCCTGAACTACCTGGTGACGCAGACCGGGCGCCACGGGGCGCGCCGCATCCGTTTTGACAAGGACCGCTCGACCCGCATTCCAACGTTGCTCGCTGGTGGCCGGTTCATCGACGCGACCGGGCGTTTTGAGGCGGCGACCTCGGTCAATCCACTTTCGCTGATCTCCGAAGAGAAGCACTGGTCGTACGTCGCGGACTGGGTGCAGCTTGCCATTGAGGGGGAGGACTACACCTGCACCCCGCAGCAGCAGACCGAGATTTACGAGCGTATCCGGACGCTGGCGCTCGGGTTTCCGCCCGAGAAGTGGCGCCTTTCGGGCCTCATCACGCTGCTTCCAGCGGACCTGCGGGAGCGCCTGCAAGTCTGGACCGAGGGCAACAAGAACGGCAAGTTCTTCGACCACGCCGACGACGGCTTCGCAATCTCGGACGACCTGTCGATCGAGATGGGCGATCTGTTCCAGAATTTCCCGGTCGCCGCCGCCTTGTTCATGGACTATGCGTTCTACCGAATCGCGCAGATCCTCGACGGCAAGCGCTACACGGTGATCGAGATCGAAGAGGCAGGCTTTTTCTTCACTTACCCGAAGTTCTATGCCCGCCTCGAAATCTGGGCGGTGACGATCCGAAAGCTCAACGCGGCGCTGCTGATGGCCACGCAGTCGCTCGGCCAGTTGGCCCGTGTGCCGAACTTCGAGATTCTGAAAGAGAACATCCCGAACATTATCTATCTGCCAAACAGCGACGCAATCAACAACCAAGGCTTGTACAGCGACGTGTTTGGTCTGACGCAGCATCAGATCAAGATGATTTCCGACGCGGTGCCCAACCGCGACTACCTGTGGGTGACGGCGAAGCAAAGCCGGATGCTGCAGGCACAGTTCCCTAAGGAGGCGCTCGCCTACCTGCGCTCGGATGGTCGCGCGCAGGCGCTCCTCGACAAGCACGTGAAGTCAGGCAGCCCGCATTGGCGGGAGGACTACGTGCGCGACGTGCTCGTCAACGCTTGA
- a CDS encoding ATPase, with the protein MSTVVEPGSEEKVALSALEQGTAEAPLTTDGADDGELERELTQMEADADRLQKEGVISTDDADMKRAEVAKTRKLFRDLPAAERISIIKRRREIGRQLLDRQLSGAAVVTARVRLNHTRLKPLFEQWWPYINRMSINMQRFGRSTFGENDKEVVNSALEKLLGGIESYVDEQLRVAEGFRQQKEAELRANKEFVFEPTIPMPAMDIEVEAYSRFSMRVLGVIMKFDRAMDHFDFMVWNGIRDQSDVDDEAVNFLKRFNPLGIRGYMTHLKLMTTVRGN; encoded by the coding sequence ATGAGCACGGTTGTGGAACCCGGCAGTGAAGAGAAGGTCGCGCTGAGCGCACTTGAACAAGGTACGGCCGAGGCGCCGCTCACGACCGACGGCGCGGACGACGGCGAGCTTGAGCGCGAGTTGACGCAGATGGAGGCCGATGCGGACCGCCTCCAGAAGGAAGGCGTGATTTCCACCGACGACGCCGACATGAAGCGGGCGGAAGTCGCCAAGACGCGCAAGCTGTTCCGCGATCTGCCTGCCGCTGAGCGTATCTCAATCATCAAGCGCCGCCGTGAAATCGGTCGTCAGTTGCTTGACCGCCAGCTTTCCGGTGCCGCAGTCGTGACCGCCCGCGTGCGTCTGAACCATACGCGCCTGAAACCGCTGTTCGAGCAGTGGTGGCCGTACATCAACCGCATGAGCATCAACATGCAGCGTTTCGGCCGCTCGACCTTCGGCGAGAACGACAAGGAAGTGGTCAACAGCGCGCTCGAAAAGCTGCTCGGGGGTATCGAGAGCTACGTTGACGAGCAACTGCGCGTGGCCGAAGGCTTCCGTCAGCAAAAGGAAGCGGAGCTTCGGGCCAACAAGGAATTCGTGTTCGAGCCGACGATCCCGATGCCCGCGATGGACATCGAAGTCGAAGCCTATTCGCGCTTTTCGATGCGCGTGCTGGGCGTCATCATGAAGTTCGACCGGGCGATGGATCACTTCGACTTCATGGTGTGGAACGGCATCCGCGATCAGTCCGATGTGGACGATGAAGCCGTCAACTTCCTCAAGCGCTTCAACCCGCTTGGCATTCGCGGGTACATGACGCACCTGAAGCTGATGACGACGGTCCGCGGCAACTAA